A stretch of DNA from Polyangia bacterium:
ACTACCGAGCGGATCCTTTATTACACCGGCGTCTCTCACAAGATCGGCGAAGTCCACGAAGGCACCGCCACGATGGACTGGATGGAGCAGGAGCAAGAGCGCGGCATCACCATCACCGCCGCCTCGACCACCTGCTTCTGGCGCGACCACCGCATCAACATCATCGACACCCCCGGGCACGTCGACTTCACCATCGAGGTTGAGCGCAGCCTGCGCGTCCTGGACGGTGCCGTGGCGGTGTTCTGCGCCGTGGGCGGCGTCGAGCCGCAGTCCGAGACGGTGTGGCGCCAGGCCGACAAGTACCGCGTCCCGCGCGTTGCCTTCATCAACAAGTGCGATCGCACCGGCGCCAACCCCGATCACGCGGTCGAGCAGATCCGCGAGCGCCTGAAGGCGCACCCGCTGGTCATCCAGATCCCCGACGGTCTGGAAGACGACTTCACCGGCGTAGTCGATCTGGTGCGTATGCGCCACCTGCACTGGACCGACGACACCATGGGCGCCGCGTTCGACGACCGCGAACCGGAAGGCGACCTGCGTGACGCCGCGCTGGCCGCGCGCGCCGCGCTGGTCGAGGCCGTGGGCGAGGTCGACGACGAGGTGATGGCGCACTATCTGGACGGCCGTCCGGTCGACGCCGCGCTGCTGACCGCCGGCATTCGTCGGGCCACCGTGGCCGGCAAGGCCGTGCCGGTGCTGATGGGCGCTGCCTTCAAGAACAAGGGCGTGCAGCCGCTGCTGGACGCCGTGGTGGATTTTCTCCCGTCGCCGATCGACATCGCCGCCGTGGTCGGCAAGGACGCCGACGGTCACGAGACCTCGCGCGCCGCCAACGACGAGGCGCCGTTCTCGGCGCTGGCGTTCAAGATCATGAATGACCCGTTCGTCGGCCAGTTGACCTACTTCCGGGTTTACTCGGGAAAGCTGGAGACGGGCGCGACTATCTACAACGCCACCAAGGGCAAGCGCGAGCGCATCGGGCGCCTCCTGCGCATGCACGCCAACAAGCGCGAGGACATCAAAGAGGTGACGTGCGGGAACATCGCCGCCGCCGCCGGCCTGCGGGTCACCACCACCGGCGACACGCTGTGCGACGCCCAGGCTCCGGTTGTTCTGGAGCTGATGGAGTTCCCGGCGCCGGTCATCTCGATCGCCATCGAGCCTAAAACCCAAGCCAACCAGGACAAGCTCGGCCTGGCGCTGGCCAAGCTGGCGGTGGAAGACCCGTCTTTCAGCGTGAAGACCGACGCCGAGACCGGCCAGACGCTGATCTCCGGCATGGGCGAGCTGCACCTGGAGATCATCGTCGATCGCCTGGTGCGCGAGTTCAAAGTCGAGGCCTACGTCGGCCGCCCGCAGGTGGCGTATCGCGAGACCATCAGCCACGACGGCCAGGCCGAGGGCAAATTCATTCGCCAGACCGCCGGGCGCGGCCAGTACGGGCACGTCGTCCTGCGCGTCGAGCCGGCGGCCGGTCGCGGGATCATCTTCGAGGACGCCACCGTCGGCGGCACCGTCCCGCGCGAGTTCATCCCGTCGGTCGAGAAGGGCGTGCGCGAATCGCTGTCGCGGGGCGTGCTGGCCGGCTACCCGATGATCGACGTCCAGGTGACGTTGACCGGCGGCAGCTTTCACGAGCTTGACTCCAGCGAGCAGGCGTTTCAGATCGCCGGCTCGATGGGCGCGCAAGCGGCGGCCCGTGAGGCGGCGCCGGTGCTGATGGAGCCTCTCATGTCCGTCGAGGTGCTGACCCCCGATGATTTCATGGGCGA
This window harbors:
- the fusA gene encoding elongation factor G, which gives rise to MARSFPISSTRNIGIMAHIDAGKTTTTERILYYTGVSHKIGEVHEGTATMDWMEQEQERGITITAASTTCFWRDHRINIIDTPGHVDFTIEVERSLRVLDGAVAVFCAVGGVEPQSETVWRQADKYRVPRVAFINKCDRTGANPDHAVEQIRERLKAHPLVIQIPDGLEDDFTGVVDLVRMRHLHWTDDTMGAAFDDREPEGDLRDAALAARAALVEAVGEVDDEVMAHYLDGRPVDAALLTAGIRRATVAGKAVPVLMGAAFKNKGVQPLLDAVVDFLPSPIDIAAVVGKDADGHETSRAANDEAPFSALAFKIMNDPFVGQLTYFRVYSGKLETGATIYNATKGKRERIGRLLRMHANKREDIKEVTCGNIAAAAGLRVTTTGDTLCDAQAPVVLELMEFPAPVISIAIEPKTQANQDKLGLALAKLAVEDPSFSVKTDAETGQTLISGMGELHLEIIVDRLVREFKVEAYVGRPQVAYRETISHDGQAEGKFIRQTAGRGQYGHVVLRVEPAAGRGIIFEDATVGGTVPREFIPSVEKGVRESLSRGVLAGYPMIDVQVTLTGGSFHELDSSEQAFQIAGSMGAQAAAREAAPVLMEPLMSVEVLTPDDFMGEVMGNLSARRGRVSGMEARGSAQAIAAEVPLATMFGYSTDVRSMTQGRATYTMQFSRYAPVPTQVSESIVERMRG